Within the Terriglobales bacterium genome, the region TGCCACAGGCTCCCTGCTTGACCCCTGGCTGAGCCCCGAGCCGCTCATCGGCGTGGCGCAGCTCGCGGCGTTGTATCTGGGCGCGCTGGCCGCCGGCTTCCTGTTCGAGTTCGGCCAGATCTACCTCATGCAATGGGCCGGCCAGAAGGTGATGTTCGACCTGCGCAGCCAGATCTTCCGCCACTTGCAACAGATGCACGTCGGCTTCTTCGACAAGAACCCGGTCGGCCGCCTGGTCACCCGCGTCACCACCGACGTGGACGCGCTCAACGAGATGTTCACCGCCGGCGTGGTCTCCATCTTCGAGGACGTCTTCGTGCTCGCCGGCATCGTCATCATCATGCTCAACATGGAATGGTGGCTGGCGCTCATCACCTTTGCTGTGCTGCCCTTCATCTTCTGGGCCACCATGATTTTTCGCACCAAGGTGCGCGACTCCTACCGGCGCATCCGCGTGGCCATCGCCCGCATCAACGCCTACCTGCAGGAGCACGTCTCCGGCATCGTCGTGCTGCAGCTTTTCAACCGTGAGCAGAAGTCGTACCGGAAGTTCGAAGAGGTTAACGCCGCGCACATGCTGGCCTTCAAGGACGCCATCATGGCCCACGCTGTCTACTACCCGGTGGTCGAGATCCTCTCCGCCGCCGCCATCGCTTCCGTCATCTGGTTCGGCGGCGGCGCTGTCCTCCAGGGCGCGGTCTCGCTCGGCGTGCTCGTCGCCTTCATGCAGTACGCGCAGCGCTTCTTCCGTCCCATCCAGGACCTCAGCGAGAAGTACAACATCCTGCAGTCGGCCATGGCCTCCAGCGAACGCATCTTCAAGCTGCTGGATACCAAAGTCGAAATCGTTTCCCCCGCTGCGCCCAAACGCCCCGATGGCCCCGGCCGCATCGAGTTCGACCACGTCTGGTTCGCCTACCGCTCCGTGCCCGCAGGCGACGGCCAGCCCTCCGGCGACGGCGCTACCCGGCCCGCCGAGCCCGACTGGGTGCTGAAGGACGTTACCTTCACCATCGAGCCGGGTACGACCGCGGCCATCGTCGGCCATACCGGCGCCGGCAAGACCACCATCATCTCGCTGCTGCTGCGTTTCTACGACGTGCAGCGGGGCGCCATCCGCATTGATGGCGTCGACCTGCGCGAAATGGACCTCGCCGAACTCCGCCGCCGCTTCGGAGTCGTCCTGCAGGACCCGTTCCTGTTCAGCGGCACAGTACAGGACAACATCCGTCTCGGCACCTCCTGGATCGAGGAAGAAGACGTGGAGCGTGCCGCCGAGGAGGTCAACATCGCCGACTTCATCCGCACCCTGCCCGGCGGCTTCCGCGAGCCGGTGCTCGAGCGCGGCTCCACCCTTTCCACCGGGCAGAAGCAGCTCATCTCCTTCGCCCGCGCCCTGGCCCACAACCCGCGGATCCTGGTGCTCGACGAGGCCACCTCCAGCGTGGACACGGAAACCGAGCTGCGCGTCCGCGAGGCGCTGGCGCGCATGGTCGAAGGGCGCACCTCGCTCATCATCGCCCACCGCCTCTCCACTATCCAGCGCGCCGACGTCATCCTGGTGATGCACAAGGGAAAGCTGCGCGAGATGGGTTCGCACCAGCAACTGCTCGCCCAGCGCGGCATATACTGGAAGCTCTACCAGCTCCAGTACAAGGACCAGGAAGCCGCCGTCACCGCCGACGACTGAGGTGTGATGGAAGAGCGGTCTTTATAGGTGCCAGCAGAACCGTGCCCACATGTGTCATTCCGAGCGAAGCGAGCAATCCCTACCTCGACAGGGTCCTCCGGGTATGAGGATGCTTCACTTCGCTGAATTGACCATCGGGCTACAGCCCGCCGCAGGCGGGCGCAAGGACATGTAGCCCACGGCGTAAGCCGTGGGTATTCGAAGGCAAGATGACCAAGCCCCGTAGGGGCGCCCGACCGTGACACGCTGCCTCATCCCAATCCTGATTCTCCTGCTGCTCCCAGCCGCCGCGCAGGACACGCCCACTTCCAAACCCGTCAAGGAATACAACGAAGACGAACCCGCTCAGCCTCAGAAACCCGTCAAGGAATACTCGGAGTCGGAAGCGCAAATCTCCCGACCCGCTCCTGCCTCTGCGCCCTCGACCCTCACCGCCAAGGAGCAGGAACTACGCGCCATCGCCGAGCGTTTCGCTCCCATCATCTATCAGCGCCTGGCCGGCACTGCGGAAGACTATCGTTTCGACTATCCCACCAACTTCGATTTCGACGGCGACTGGGTGGGCAACAATAACTGGGCCAACGCCGCGGATTCCCGCTACAAGCTCTGGTCGTTCGTTTACTACTCCGTGATCGAAGGCGAGGATCACTACTACCTGCACTATGCCGTCTACCATCCGCGCGACTGGTCGGTCGTGCAATCTACCTACGAGACGATTCTCGACAAGGTGCAGGAAAAATACGGCGAGATCTTCGGCGAAAAGACCCGCAAAGACGTTGAGTTCAACCACGAGAACGACCTCGAAGGGGCGCTGGTCATCGTGGCCAAGCACGCCGAGGGCGGACCGGCGGTCATCGCCATGGAGACCGTGGCGCACAACCGCCTGCTGCGCTGGGTGGCGCCCGAGGCGCGATATCTGCGAATCACCAGCGGACAGCCCCGCCAGCGCCTGCGCCTGGAGGACGGCCGCCCCATCCTTTACATCGAGTCGCAGAAGCACGGCATTCACGCCTGGCAGGGCGAAGAGTCGACCGAAGAAGACGGGCCGATTCTGGTGCTGCGCTACGGCAAGGCTACGGAGTTCTCGCAGGTCAAGGGCTTCGAAACCACCTACGAACTGGTTTCGCTGCAGAAGACCTGGTGGAAGCAAGCCCGCGAGGCGCGCCAGCCCAACCAGACCTTTGGCACCGTGGTGGACTTCGGCGACCGTTTCTGCGCCGTCCCCGGCGCCCGCCGCCCCGACTGCGAACTGGGCACGGTGGGAGGCGCCATCCGCGGCGACTATGCCCGTCCCAACGCTGCCTCCGCCCCCTGGAACTGGATCGACCTCGATGACGAGAGCCTTCCCCTCGGCGCCTGGTTCTTCGATCCCGCCCTCATCCTTCGCCGGCACTTCGGCCAGTTCGACAGCGACGAACGCTACCTCTACAACCCCTACCTCGGCATCGCGGCCGATGCCGCCGCGCCCCAGGTCACGGCCCGCTGATGCGCTTCCTCATCTCCGCCGGTGAAGCCTCGGGCGAACTGTACGGCGCGCAACTCATCGCCGCCCTCAAGAGGCGCATTCCCGCCAGCGAGTTCTTCGGCGTTGGCGGGGAGCAGATGCGCGCCGCAGGCTGCGACACGGTCATCGACTCCAGCCGCCTTTCCGTGGTCGGCATCACCGAGATCGTCGCCCATCTGCCGCGCATCTACGGCGACTTCCGCCGCCTCATCGCGGAAGCCGACCGCCGCAAGCCTCAGGCCGCCATCGTCATCGACTCCCCTGCCTTCAACTTCCGCGTGGCGCGCGAGATGCACCGCCGCGGCGTCCCCGTCATTTATTACGTGTGCCCGCAGCTCTGGGCCTGGCGCGGGCGGCGTGTGGAGCGCTTTCACAAGTGGATCAAGAAGGCGCTGGTCATCTTCCCCTTCGAAGAGCAGTGGTATCGCGAGCGGGGCGTGGATGCCGAATACGTCGGCCATCCCCTTGCCGACTTCCCCCCGCCCTCGGCCACGCGCGCCGAATTCGCCGCCGCCAACCAGCTCGATCCCGACCGTCCCTGGGTGGCCTTGCTGCCCGGGAGCCGGGCGCGAGAAGTGCAGATGATTCTGCCCGCGCTGCTTCAAGCTCTCGAGCGCCTCCCCTCGAAAGTCAGGTTCAGCCATCAATTCATCCTCCCGGTCGCTTCCACGCTGAGTGCGGCTTGGATCAAGGAGCAGTTGGCGCGGCAAGCCTCGACCCATTCCCGTCCCAAAGTCCGCCTGGTCCAGGACGCCCGCGCCGCCCTCACCCAAGCCCGCGCGGCGCTGGTCGCCAGCGGCACGGCGACCGTTGAAGCGGCCCTCGCCGGCACGCCCATGGTGGTGGTGTACCGCGTTTCTCCCCTGACCTGGCGCTTGGGCCGGGGCCTGCTGCGTGTTCCGTTCGTCGCCATGCCCAACCTGATTGTGGGCCGCCAGATCGTGCCCGAACTGCTGCAATCCGAGTTCACGCCGGAAAACGTAGCTCGAGAGTTGGAGCCGCTCCTGGCCGACAGCCCCGCTCGTGAGAAAATGTTGGATGGGCTGGCCGAAGTCCGCAGTCGCCTGAAGGCGGGTGGAACGCAGCCGGCGGCGGATCGGGCGGCGGAGGCCGTGCTGCGCGCCCTGGCTTAGAGCATCTTTTCTGCCCCGGAACTCATCAGAGAACGTGTCGTCGCCAGAGGAAAACCGAATGGACAATTCGCAGGGACGGGGCCGGGCCATCCTCAAGCTGGCGCCCGCCATCGTCCTGTTGCTCGTCTCTACCGCCTTCGCGGCGGAAGCGCCCCGCATCCGCGCCGAAGACTACAGGATCGACGCCGAGCTCTTCCCCGCCGAACACCGCCTGAAGGCCACCGCCCAGGTGCGCTTCACCGCGCTCGACGACATCTCCACCGCCGTCTTCGAGCTGCACAACGCCCTGCGGCCCACGCGCGTCACTGACGCCCAGGGCCGCGAGCTTTCCGTCGAACGCGTCACCCAGGATTCCACCGTGCGCGTCATGCTCCCGGCCGGTCTGGCCAAGGGCGCAAGCACCACCCTCAACTTCGACTACGAAGGCGTCCTCCAGTCGGCGGTGGATAGTCCCGTCTACGGACTCAGCCTGGCCTATGTCGGTCCCGACACCTCCTATCTGCTCTACTCCGGCCGCTGGTTCCCGGTGACGGGATGGAACCTGCACCGCTTCACGGCCACCATGAATATCACTGTCCCTCAGGGCTACACCGTGGTGGGCAGTGGGCGCACCAACATCGTAGCCGGCGGATTGCCGCTCAAGACCATGCCCGCCGCCCAGGCGAAAGCCCGGACGCAGCCCACTCCCGTCGCGCGCGAACCGAAAATGACCTACTCGTTCGCATGGATGAAGCCCAGCTTCCCCGGGACCATCATCGCCGGCCGCTTCCAGGAAGCGGTGAGCGAGGCGGGCGGCGTCACCGTGCGCACCTACTTCAAGCCCGAGCACAAGGACCTGATCGGCGCCTACACCGACACCGCGGTGAAAGAGTTCCAGGTGTTCTCCTCCATGTACGGCGGAGCGCCTTCGCCCATTCTCCATTTGGTCGAGTTGCCCGAGGACACGCTGCCTTCGGCCTGGGCGCCGGAGATTGCGGCGCTGGTTTCGCGCGCCATCACCGACCCGCCCAACTATCGCCTGCTGGCCAACACCATCGCCCACCAGTGGTGGGGAGTTTCCGTCTCCGCCGCCTCCATGGACGACGCCTGGCTCACCGACGGCTTCGCCCGCTACTCGGAGGCCCGCTACGTCGAGGTGGTGGCCGGTCCGGCCGGCTACCAGGAGATGGCCAAGGACATGTCCGTCGGCGCCCTCGCCTATGACACCGTGCCGCTGGGCAGCGTCAGCCGCCTGGATCCCTTCTCTCCTGAGTTCCAGTCCCTGGTCACCGAAAAAGGCGCCATGGTGCTGCACATGCTCCGCTGGGTGCTGGGCGACACCAATTTCGACAACGCCCTGCGCACCTTCGCCACCCAGTTCGCCGGCAAGGCCGCGACCGCCGAGGACTTCCGCAAGGTGGCCGAGTTCGCGCACGGCGCGAGCCTCAATCCGTTCTTCTCCCAGTGGCTCTATTCCACCGGCGCGCCCGAGTTCAAGAACAAGTACACCGTCTACCGCGTGGAAAAAGGCTTCCGCATCGTGGGCGAGATCAGCCAGGACCTCGACCTGTTCCGCATGCCCATGGAGCTGCGCATCGATACCGACGGCCCCACCGAGACACGACGCATCGAAGTCGTGGGGACGGCTTCGCCCTTCGCCGTCGATGTGCCCACCAAGCCGCGCCGCATCCAGATCGACCCCAATAACTGGGTGCTCAAGAACTATCCCGACTTGAAGGTCCGCGTAGCCATCCTGCGCGGGCAGCAACTGGTGCAGCAGGGCGCGCTGGCCGAAGCGCTGGCCGAATTCCAGAAGGCGCTGGACGCCAACAAGAACAGTTCGCTCGCCCACTACCGCATCGCCGAGGTCTTCTTCCTGCAGCGCAATTACCAGGCCGCCGCCAACTCCTACCGCGACTCCCTGAGCGGCGACGGCGAACCCCGCTGGACCGAAGTTTGGAGCCGCATCCAGTTGGGCAAAATCTACGACGTCACCGGGCAGCGCGAGCGTGCCGTCAACGAATATCGCCAGGCCCTGCAGACCAACGACAACACCCAGGGCGCTCTCGACGAAGCCCGCCGCTACCTCGATTCGCCTTACACGGGGGAGCGCAAGAGCGGACTCTAGCCGTTCTTTTCGGTGGAAGAGCCGGGCTTTAGCCCGGCGTTCCGGCACGTCCACGGAACTTACCCGACCCTCGCTCCGACGAGTCCGCCGCTAGGCGGACGAGGAAGGCGCGAGGGCCGGGCAGCGCAACGACTAACGCCCGAACGCCAACCCGCGAATCCCCTCCTTCGTGACTCCCTTGCCCAGCACCAGCACCTGGAAGCTCTCGCCCATGCCCGCAGGCGACACCAGGTGCTTGAGCTGCAGCGCGACCTTGGCGCGCTCCTGCGGCATCCGGCAATCTTCGAAGGCGTCGGCGAACTGGTTCGCTTCCCCGATCCCCATCAGGAACTGCGCCTGCGTCACCAGGCCCAGCACGTCGAGCCCGGCCTCGCGCGCCGCACCGGAGAGCGCGGTGAAGTTCACGTGCGCGGTGATGTCCTGCTCCCCCGGAGCGTCGTAGGGATTCGCGCTCGCCGTGTGCCGTCGGTAGGCCATCACCGTGCCGCGATGCCGCCCGGCCAGCAATTCTTCGCGCGTGTAGCCGTAATCGATCAGCACGAAGAACGCGCGCTCGGCAATCCGCGCCATGCGCGACACCCAGCGCTGCGCTTCCAGGCCCGCTTCCACCCGCTCGCCGTCTTCCGGATGCACGCCATACAGGTCCAGACACTCCAACACCTCTCGCGTCGGCGGGACGAACATTTCCGCAAACCGTCCCTCGTGCGCGCCCACGCGCAACTCACCGCGGGCGTCCAACACTTCGACCGGCAGCGCGTCAAAGAACTCGTTGGCGAATACGATGGCGTGCTGCGCCGGCGCGCTCTCATCCATGTCCACCGCAACGGAAACTTTCTTCTGCGCCACATATTCGCCCAGCCGCTCCTCCAGGCCGCGCCGCAGGCTGGGCGATGATTCCACCAGGCGGCAGTCGAGCGCCGCGAAAAACTGCGGGAGCTTCTTCCTGGACCAGTCGAGGACGTCGCGGGCGAACAGGCCGCAGCCCGGCCCGAGTTCGACGAGCTCCAGCCGCGCCGGTGCTCCCAGGCGTCGCCACATCTCCTCGAACTGGCGGGCCAGCAGCCGCCCGAAAACGGCGTGCACGTCACTCGAGGTGTAGAAATCACCGGCGCGGCCGAACTTCTCCTGCGGCCGGCTGTAGTAACCCTCTTCCGGTTCGTACAGGCACATCTCCATATAGCGCGAGAACGGAATCGGCCCGCGCTGCTCGATTTCCCAGATGATGCGCTCGCGGAGAGACACGTCGTGAATTCTAATCAATCGCAATAAGCAGTAAGCGATAAGCAATAAGCCAACCGCTCAACCGTCTTTGCTTATCGCAAATCGCTTATCGCTGGTCGCCCTTATCCTGCGGCGTCCGCACGAACATCTCGATCAGGTAGTCGTGCAGGCAGTCATAGAGCTGGCGCTGGAAGCTCCACTCGAAGTTGGGATGGTCCAGGTCGCGCGGATGCATTGGGAAGACGTATTCGTGCACCGGGACCGGCGGGTTCTTGAAGTTGATGGTCACCTCGACGCCGTCGCCCTGCTCGCGGGCATCGAAGGTCAGCAGCGGATGCTCGTACTTCCGCAGTTGTTCCCGCACGCGCTGCAAGCGGGCGTTGACGGCCTGTTCCGACATGATCGCATTCTATCGGCAGGATCACCTGGCGATTCAAACAGAGTTGACGAACGAGCAAGCGGTCAGCACTCGGCACTCAGGAATCAGCAGTCAGTCACTGATTCAATGATTCAATTCCCTCACTCGTACCTTAGCGCCTCGATGGGATCGAGCCGTGAGGCCTTGATGGCCGGGAGCATGCCGCTGATCAATCCCACGAGGCCCAGGATCACCGTGGCCACCAGGAGCGTGAAGGGATCGATGGCGAGCTGGATATCGCCCGCGGTGGCGTTCTTGGCGATGGCGCTATAGAGCGTCAGCGAGCCCGCCGACCAGGAGATGGCGTAGGCGATGGCCACGCCCAGCAATCCGCCAGCAAAGGTGATGACCAGCGCCTCGGCCAGGAACTGGAACAGGATGTCGCGGCGGCGCGCGCCCAGGGCCTTTTCCACCCCAATCTCGCGCGTGCGCTGCGTCACCGAAACCAGCATGATGTTCATCAGCCCCACGCCCCCGATGCCCAGGGTCAAGGTCCCGATGAACGCCAACAGGATGCGCAGGCCGGCCGAGATGACGTGGAACTGCTTGAGGTCTTTCATGGTGTTGAACACCCACACGGCGCGCTTGTCCTTGGGATTGAAGCCATGCGTCTGGCCCAGCACCGTGCGCACCTGGGTTTCCACCTTCTCGTATTCCATGCCCTCGTAGTCGAGGAAGATGCCGTTCAAATAGTAGGTGTCTTTCAGGTCGCTCATGGTGGTGAAGGGAATGTAGACCTGGGTGTTGATGTTGTCGTTGCCTTCCGACATCTTGGGCTTGAGGAATCCGATGACTTCGAAGCTGATGCCGCCGATCCGCACCTTCTCGCCCAGGGCATATTGTCCGGAGAACAGCTTGAGCTTGGAATCCGAGCTCAATACCACCACCCGGGCGCGGGCATCGGCGTCTCCTTCGTTGAAGAAGCGGCCCTGCTCGATTTCCAGGTTGCGCATTCGGGCCAGGCCGGGATAGCAGCCGACCACCTCCCAGTCGTAGTTGCGCGCATCGCGCTGGACGCTGGTGTTGTGCCAGGCCATGGGACTGATGCGGCTCACCAGCGGCACACCGGCGCGGATGCGCTCCACGTCGTCCATGGTCAGGCGGATCTCGGTGCCCGCTTTGGACCCGCCGGCCTGCATCGAGGTGCGGCCTGGGAAGACGCCGATCATCTTGGCGCCAAAGTTGGCGAAGATGTTCTCGATGGCCCGCTGGAAGCCGGCCCCGTAGGCCAGCAGCAGCACCACGGTGGCGATGCCCCAGGCCATGCCCAGCATGGTGAGCGTGGCGCGGCTGCGATTGTGCCGCAGCGACCCGTACGCCTGTCCCATCAAATCGCGAACCATCTCTCCGCCTTCCCTGCCTCCTGCTTGCTGCCGCCTGCCCCTCTATTCTTGTCGCAGCGCTTCCACCGGCTGCATGAGCGCTGCCTTGCGCGCGGGATACAACCCGGCCACGATGCCGGCGAACGCCAGCGAGAGCACGGCCACGGTGGCCGACGAGGGCACGAGCCGCGGCGTGTCGAAGCCTTCCGGCGCCGGCAACTGCGCCAGGGCCAGCATGAGCCCGGCCGCTGCGGCGATCCCCACGGCTCCGCTGATGAGCGTAAGGAACGCGCCTTCCAGGAAAAACTGCGTGAGGATGCTGCGGTTGGTTGCGCCCAGCGCCTTGCGCAGCCCGATCTCCTTGGTGCGCTCGGTCACCGAGACCAGCATGATGTTGATGATGCCGATAGCGCCCAGCGCCAGGGTCACCAGTCCCACCCCGCCCAGGAACAGGTTCATGGCGTCGAAGATCTTGCCGATGGTCTTCTGCGACTCGATGGTGTCCCAATCCCACCAGGCGTCTTCGATGCGATAGTCAAAGCCCTTGCGCTTGGCGATGATTTTCCGCACTTCCATCTTGGCCAGCTCGTGCTCTTCCGTAGTGCGCGGCGTGAAGTTCAAAAAGCTGACCGCATCCGGGATAGGGTCTTCTTTCTCGGGGAAGTATGACCGCATGGTCTGGAACGGAATGAACACGCGCATGTCGGTCATGCTGGACTCGCCCCGCATCTTCTCGATCGAGCCGATCACCGTGAAGCGCATGCCGTTCAGCAGGATGGTCTGGCCCAGGTACGGGCGCCCGGGGAACATGTTGCGCCGCATCTCGTCGCCGATGACGCACACGAAGCGGCGCTCGGCGTCGTCCAGATCGTTGAACCAGCGCCCGCCGCTCATGGGCATGTAGCGGATCTTGTCGTAACTCGCCATCACCCCGAACACCTGCCCGTTGGTGCTCTGGAACTCGCTCTGCGCCCGGATGTCGCCGCGGTTGATGACCGGCGTCAGGTCCTTCAGGTGCCGGGCCTCGGCCTTCACCGCCAGGTAGTCGTCGTAGTTCAGGTAGAAGCGCCGCATGGAGTTGTAGCTGCCCTCCACCGCCGGAATCCGCCCCCCGAACATGAACATGATGTCCTTGCCGATGGTCTCCAGTTGCCGCTTGTTGCCCGAGCGAAAGCCTTCGCCCAGACCGATTAGCAGCAAGAGCGAGCCCACACCCCAGGCAATCCCGAACATGGTCAGGAAGGAGCGCAGCTTGTGCGCCCACAGGGTGCGCAGCGTCTGCCGGAAAATGTCGAGGAACATCCGCATGATTCTACACCGGTTACTACGCAGCCCGGGCCCGCCCGGTTCCCCCTGGGAGGGAAGGATTAGGGCGCTTCATACTTGGACGAGCCGGATCCCAGAAAGTCACGCTTCGAGAACCTCTAGCTGCCGGTTAAAGGCTCAACTCGCCAGCGGCTGGGGAAGGGCCGGGACGCCAGGCTCGGGAGAGCGGGCGGCTTGCTGCGCTTCCTCGTTTTCCTTCTCCTTTGCTTCGGGTTCGGGCAGGTTGATGGGCTCGCAATCGCGTTCGAGGACATCGGCATCGGCAGGCGGATGGAAATCAACGCCGGGCAGGTTGGCGTGGGCAATCTGCAGGGCGTAGAGCAGCAGGGCGGCGCGGCGGGGCTTGATGCGGCGCGCGCCGAGGGCGCGGAACACGGCAGTGACGGCCACCTGGATGGCGTTGGCGTCCTCGAAGGCGGGCAGGTCGAGGGCGTCGAAGACGGCGGCATCGGAGTCCGGCGGCGAGAGGCGGCGCAAGAGCTGGCGGCGCTGACGGTCGCGCAGGTGGAAATAGCAGAAGCGGTCGCGGCGGAGCGCCGGGGACATGCAGAATGCGCCGTTGGCGTGGACATGGTCGCAGAGGCGAGCTTTCTTGGCTTGAGACATGTTTCTTTCTCCTGATACCCCTCCCCCGGGTATTTCGCGGAAATTCTTGAAGGAGCAGGGACTTAGCGCATTTGGGCGGCGCAAAATCCTGACGCGAAAGGGGTTAGGGGCAAAATCTTGAAAACAGGCTGGTTATTCCTCCAAGCGATTGTAATCTCTCTCAGTATAGCATTACATAGCAGTTTGTCAAGAGAAAAATGAAGCAATAAGCAATTAGCGATAAGCGGCACGGGGTATGTCCCGGAGGGACAGAGTGAAAGTAGCCCAGCGATTTAAGTGTTGGGCTACGATGCGTCGTCCGCCGTGGGCTGACTGGAACGCTGGTGGAGGGGAAACGCCAGGCTTTCCCCGGCGGCGACGGGGCAGTGATGGAGGAGATGGGCGAGGGGGACCTGTTCCCACGCTATCGGTCCAATAGCGGGATCGCCAAGGGTGGGGGCCAGGCCCTCGCAAGTGGGCGACCTGTCTACAGTTTGCCGCCGTTAGCTAGGGCAACGAAGTCCTCAAGCGCCACGATCTCCACGAGCCCCTGATAAGGGATGTACCTCTTCAGCTCGCCTTTGACAAAAGCGTCCCTTAACTTCCATCCTCGGCCACCCAAGACTAGGTATGCCTTCTCATATGTACCGCTACTGTCTCGTACCGCTTTCATGAGGCAGATCACTTCGAAGGGCACTTTCTGCTCAGCCGTTCCTCCGACTTGTTGCCACTTGAGTGAGACCAACAGATTTCGGCCAGCTTTGGTG harbors:
- a CDS encoding ABC transporter ATP-binding protein, which produces MHEEEVLGKAYDSRLMRRLLTYLRPYKWQVAVALVAIVFKAGFDVIGPYLTKVAVDKYLAPGTATGSLLDPWLSPEPLIGVAQLAALYLGALAAGFLFEFGQIYLMQWAGQKVMFDLRSQIFRHLQQMHVGFFDKNPVGRLVTRVTTDVDALNEMFTAGVVSIFEDVFVLAGIVIIMLNMEWWLALITFAVLPFIFWATMIFRTKVRDSYRRIRVAIARINAYLQEHVSGIVVLQLFNREQKSYRKFEEVNAAHMLAFKDAIMAHAVYYPVVEILSAAAIASVIWFGGGAVLQGAVSLGVLVAFMQYAQRFFRPIQDLSEKYNILQSAMASSERIFKLLDTKVEIVSPAAPKRPDGPGRIEFDHVWFAYRSVPAGDGQPSGDGATRPAEPDWVLKDVTFTIEPGTTAAIVGHTGAGKTTIISLLLRFYDVQRGAIRIDGVDLREMDLAELRRRFGVVLQDPFLFSGTVQDNIRLGTSWIEEEDVERAAEEVNIADFIRTLPGGFREPVLERGSTLSTGQKQLISFARALAHNPRILVLDEATSSVDTETELRVREALARMVEGRTSLIIAHRLSTIQRADVILVMHKGKLREMGSHQQLLAQRGIYWKLYQLQYKDQEAAVTADD
- the lpxB gene encoding lipid-A-disaccharide synthase, whose protein sequence is MRFLISAGEASGELYGAQLIAALKRRIPASEFFGVGGEQMRAAGCDTVIDSSRLSVVGITEIVAHLPRIYGDFRRLIAEADRRKPQAAIVIDSPAFNFRVAREMHRRGVPVIYYVCPQLWAWRGRRVERFHKWIKKALVIFPFEEQWYRERGVDAEYVGHPLADFPPPSATRAEFAAANQLDPDRPWVALLPGSRAREVQMILPALLQALERLPSKVRFSHQFILPVASTLSAAWIKEQLARQASTHSRPKVRLVQDARAALTQARAALVASGTATVEAALAGTPMVVVYRVSPLTWRLGRGLLRVPFVAMPNLIVGRQIVPELLQSEFTPENVARELEPLLADSPAREKMLDGLAEVRSRLKAGGTQPAADRAAEAVLRALA
- a CDS encoding M1 family aminopeptidase — encoded protein: MDNSQGRGRAILKLAPAIVLLLVSTAFAAEAPRIRAEDYRIDAELFPAEHRLKATAQVRFTALDDISTAVFELHNALRPTRVTDAQGRELSVERVTQDSTVRVMLPAGLAKGASTTLNFDYEGVLQSAVDSPVYGLSLAYVGPDTSYLLYSGRWFPVTGWNLHRFTATMNITVPQGYTVVGSGRTNIVAGGLPLKTMPAAQAKARTQPTPVAREPKMTYSFAWMKPSFPGTIIAGRFQEAVSEAGGVTVRTYFKPEHKDLIGAYTDTAVKEFQVFSSMYGGAPSPILHLVELPEDTLPSAWAPEIAALVSRAITDPPNYRLLANTIAHQWWGVSVSAASMDDAWLTDGFARYSEARYVEVVAGPAGYQEMAKDMSVGALAYDTVPLGSVSRLDPFSPEFQSLVTEKGAMVLHMLRWVLGDTNFDNALRTFATQFAGKAATAEDFRKVAEFAHGASLNPFFSQWLYSTGAPEFKNKYTVYRVEKGFRIVGEISQDLDLFRMPMELRIDTDGPTETRRIEVVGTASPFAVDVPTKPRRIQIDPNNWVLKNYPDLKVRVAILRGQQLVQQGALAEALAEFQKALDANKNSSLAHYRIAEVFFLQRNYQAAANSYRDSLSGDGEPRWTEVWSRIQLGKIYDVTGQRERAVNEYRQALQTNDNTQGALDEARRYLDSPYTGERKSGL
- a CDS encoding SAM-dependent methyltransferase, whose protein sequence is MSLRERIIWEIEQRGPIPFSRYMEMCLYEPEEGYYSRPQEKFGRAGDFYTSSDVHAVFGRLLARQFEEMWRRLGAPARLELVELGPGCGLFARDVLDWSRKKLPQFFAALDCRLVESSPSLRRGLEERLGEYVAQKKVSVAVDMDESAPAQHAIVFANEFFDALPVEVLDARGELRVGAHEGRFAEMFVPPTREVLECLDLYGVHPEDGERVEAGLEAQRWVSRMARIAERAFFVLIDYGYTREELLAGRHRGTVMAYRRHTASANPYDAPGEQDITAHVNFTALSGAAREAGLDVLGLVTQAQFLMGIGEANQFADAFEDCRMPQERAKVALQLKHLVSPAGMGESFQVLVLGKGVTKEGIRGLAFGR
- a CDS encoding ABC transporter permease produces the protein MVRDLMGQAYGSLRHNRSRATLTMLGMAWGIATVVLLLAYGAGFQRAIENIFANFGAKMIGVFPGRTSMQAGGSKAGTEIRLTMDDVERIRAGVPLVSRISPMAWHNTSVQRDARNYDWEVVGCYPGLARMRNLEIEQGRFFNEGDADARARVVVLSSDSKLKLFSGQYALGEKVRIGGISFEVIGFLKPKMSEGNDNINTQVYIPFTTMSDLKDTYYLNGIFLDYEGMEYEKVETQVRTVLGQTHGFNPKDKRAVWVFNTMKDLKQFHVISAGLRILLAFIGTLTLGIGGVGLMNIMLVSVTQRTREIGVEKALGARRRDILFQFLAEALVITFAGGLLGVAIAYAISWSAGSLTLYSAIAKNATAGDIQLAIDPFTLLVATVILGLVGLISGMLPAIKASRLDPIEALRYE
- a CDS encoding ABC transporter permease is translated as MFLDIFRQTLRTLWAHKLRSFLTMFGIAWGVGSLLLLIGLGEGFRSGNKRQLETIGKDIMFMFGGRIPAVEGSYNSMRRFYLNYDDYLAVKAEARHLKDLTPVINRGDIRAQSEFQSTNGQVFGVMASYDKIRYMPMSGGRWFNDLDDAERRFVCVIGDEMRRNMFPGRPYLGQTILLNGMRFTVIGSIEKMRGESSMTDMRVFIPFQTMRSYFPEKEDPIPDAVSFLNFTPRTTEEHELAKMEVRKIIAKRKGFDYRIEDAWWDWDTIESQKTIGKIFDAMNLFLGGVGLVTLALGAIGIINIMLVSVTERTKEIGLRKALGATNRSILTQFFLEGAFLTLISGAVGIAAAAGLMLALAQLPAPEGFDTPRLVPSSATVAVLSLAFAGIVAGLYPARKAALMQPVEALRQE
- a CDS encoding PD-(D/E)XK nuclease superfamily protein, with protein sequence MTPRDTRTGHVLERMILPSLQQGGYACETQKTVGNRIGGGRHKVDAIATKAGRNLLVSLKWQQVGGTAEQKVPFEVICLMKAVRDSSGTYEKAYLVLGGRGWKLRDAFVKGELKRYIPYQGLVEIVALEDFVALANGGKL